The following are encoded together in the Myxococcus virescens genome:
- a CDS encoding FHA domain-containing protein, which produces MERASTPCAMAPVVLEVRPRFRTADAEVTVGSGAECDIVLAEPTVSRLHARLRREPHTGLWCVTDLESERGTYQDGVLILPGRPAPLLCRSRLTLGNVELLFLQTYAFEQSVRVSSLTPPVSLTRRR; this is translated from the coding sequence TTGGAGAGGGCATCGACGCCCTGCGCCATGGCGCCCGTGGTGCTGGAGGTGCGCCCGCGGTTCCGCACGGCGGACGCCGAGGTGACAGTGGGCAGCGGCGCCGAGTGCGACATCGTCCTCGCCGAGCCCACGGTGTCCCGCCTGCATGCGCGCCTTCGTCGTGAGCCGCACACCGGGCTGTGGTGCGTGACGGACCTGGAGAGCGAGCGGGGGACGTACCAGGATGGGGTGCTCATCCTGCCGGGCCGGCCCGCGCCGCTGCTGTGCCGCTCCCGGCTCACGCTGGGGAACGTGGAGCTCCTGTTCCTCCAGACGTATGCCTTCGAGCAGTCCGTGCGCGTGTCCTCGCTGACGCCCCCGGTGAGCTTGACCCGCCGGAGGTGA
- a CDS encoding MXAN_6577-like cysteine-rich protein translates to MTRPRPLSPEPFLPTLLLTAVAALLLTGCPEEGAVCTSGLSVCGDACVDLSGDVANCGACGNTCGDGQTCQAGVCDCRPGTEACGGACVATASDVANCGACGNACAAGLVCESGVCREGCSEGSLRCGDSCVDVRADVLNCGACGNVCPDVQTCHEGRCGYDVVAACYTHGQLVGIQAGTDQLGPRRQFGSGVQTLASWDGHVLAADATASKLLQAAGGALGTVVEEDSLGGVAGSPNDILVDPPYVYVVDSVNNTLQVLKREGPSQGAGLGLRTVTQVNLGANTSPQALAKWGTTLYVPLFGTGGSMFQFGNAVARVDISNPEQPRKVDTISLTGLDLKPFDGGTVLPLPYSVAATESGVYVSLTNLNPYNGYKPNGPGMLAKIDPASGSVSAIDLGAADCLNAGYVEAVGDQLVVACLGEAEYDEANGHSASAVRASGLVLVKNDAPVAAYALKAGCEPGTPGCNLSVASRFAVAEGAVYLADTNAGRVFVVAVEDGRLVERRGFSSPQALGPALEACPTDPRRPVSNAIDVTALH, encoded by the coding sequence ATGACTCGCCCGCGTCCCCTGTCCCCTGAGCCGTTCCTTCCGACCTTGCTGCTGACGGCCGTGGCGGCGCTGCTGCTCACCGGGTGCCCCGAGGAGGGCGCGGTGTGCACCTCCGGCCTGTCCGTCTGCGGTGACGCCTGCGTGGACCTGAGCGGTGACGTCGCGAACTGCGGCGCCTGTGGCAACACGTGCGGCGATGGGCAGACGTGTCAGGCCGGCGTCTGTGACTGTCGCCCGGGGACGGAGGCCTGCGGTGGCGCGTGCGTGGCCACGGCGAGCGATGTCGCGAACTGCGGCGCCTGTGGCAACGCGTGCGCCGCGGGGCTCGTGTGTGAATCCGGCGTGTGCCGCGAAGGCTGCTCCGAAGGCAGCTTGCGGTGCGGGGACTCGTGCGTGGACGTTCGCGCGGACGTGCTCAACTGCGGCGCCTGCGGCAACGTGTGTCCGGACGTGCAGACGTGCCACGAGGGACGCTGCGGCTACGACGTGGTGGCGGCCTGCTACACCCACGGGCAGCTCGTGGGCATCCAGGCGGGGACGGACCAGCTCGGGCCGCGGCGTCAGTTCGGCTCGGGCGTGCAGACGCTCGCGTCCTGGGACGGCCATGTGCTGGCCGCGGACGCCACGGCCTCGAAGCTGCTCCAGGCGGCGGGCGGCGCGCTGGGGACGGTGGTGGAGGAGGACTCGCTGGGCGGGGTGGCGGGCTCGCCCAACGACATCCTGGTGGACCCGCCTTATGTCTACGTCGTGGACTCGGTGAACAACACCTTGCAGGTGCTCAAGCGGGAGGGCCCTTCCCAGGGCGCGGGGCTGGGCCTGCGCACCGTGACGCAGGTGAACCTGGGGGCCAACACCAGCCCGCAGGCGCTGGCGAAGTGGGGCACCACGCTGTACGTCCCCTTGTTCGGCACGGGCGGCTCCATGTTCCAGTTCGGCAATGCCGTCGCGCGCGTGGACATCTCCAACCCCGAGCAGCCGCGCAAGGTGGACACGATTTCGCTCACCGGGCTGGACCTGAAGCCCTTCGACGGCGGCACGGTGTTGCCGCTGCCTTACTCCGTCGCGGCGACGGAGTCGGGTGTGTACGTGAGCCTCACCAACCTGAATCCCTACAACGGCTACAAGCCCAATGGCCCGGGCATGCTCGCGAAGATCGACCCCGCGAGCGGCAGCGTGAGCGCCATCGACCTGGGCGCGGCGGATTGCCTCAACGCGGGCTACGTGGAGGCCGTGGGTGACCAGCTCGTGGTGGCCTGCCTGGGCGAGGCCGAGTACGACGAGGCCAACGGGCACAGCGCCAGCGCCGTGCGCGCCTCCGGGTTGGTGCTGGTGAAGAACGACGCGCCCGTGGCGGCGTACGCGCTCAAGGCGGGGTGTGAGCCCGGAACGCCGGGCTGCAACCTCTCCGTGGCCAGCCGCTTCGCGGTGGCGGAGGGCGCGGTGTACCTGGCGGACACGAACGCGGGCCGCGTCTTCGTGGTGGCGGTGGAGGACGGGCGGTTGGTGGAGCGCCGCGGCTTCTCTTCGCCCCAGGCACTGGGGCCCGCGCTGGAGGCGTGTCCCACGGACCCGCGCCGGCCTGTGTCCAATGCCATTGACGTCACCGCCCTGCACTGA
- a CDS encoding ComEA family DNA-binding protein, producing the protein MRALCAVVVGLLLCGPGVAEAAKLRTQHTGTVNLNEASAAELDLLPGVGEKAAQRIIAHRQKRPFKRVEELVRVKGFGKKKFLKLKAHLALSGPTTLRVEQVPAPPERKEVSATND; encoded by the coding sequence GTGAGGGCGCTGTGCGCGGTGGTGGTGGGCCTGCTCTTGTGCGGGCCCGGGGTGGCGGAGGCGGCGAAGCTGCGCACGCAGCACACGGGGACGGTCAACCTCAACGAGGCCAGCGCGGCGGAGCTGGATTTGCTGCCGGGCGTCGGAGAGAAGGCGGCGCAGCGCATCATCGCGCACCGCCAGAAGCGGCCTTTCAAACGCGTGGAGGAGCTGGTGCGCGTGAAGGGCTTCGGCAAGAAGAAGTTCCTCAAGCTCAAGGCGCACCTGGCGCTGAGCGGGCCCACGACGCTGCGAGTCGAACAGGTGCCCGCCCCTCCTGAGAGAAAGGAGGTGAGCGCGACGAACGACTGA
- a CDS encoding MarR family winged helix-turn-helix transcriptional regulator: MTAEESPKGPADGPLVPHEGERTYKGPPLGEVLEFMRLLWAVDHGLQSTSKRMESSLGLTGPQRLVIRLVGRFPDITAGMLAQILHVHPSTLTGVLKRLEKRGLLERKSDPLDGRKALFSLTDEGRALDIPSEGTVESSVQRVLARLSRSNIVATQEVLTALARELGGVPMPEVEYDEAGARKQVVR, from the coding sequence GTGACAGCAGAAGAATCCCCGAAGGGACCGGCAGATGGGCCGCTGGTACCCCACGAAGGCGAGCGGACCTACAAAGGACCGCCCCTGGGTGAAGTGCTCGAATTCATGCGACTGCTCTGGGCCGTGGACCATGGGCTCCAGTCCACGTCGAAGCGCATGGAGTCCTCGCTGGGACTCACGGGTCCGCAGCGCCTGGTCATCCGCCTGGTGGGGCGCTTCCCCGACATCACTGCGGGCATGCTCGCGCAGATCCTCCACGTCCATCCCAGCACCCTGACGGGCGTGCTCAAGCGCCTGGAGAAGCGGGGCCTGTTGGAGCGCAAGTCTGATCCGCTCGACGGGCGCAAGGCGCTGTTCTCCCTGACGGACGAGGGGCGCGCGCTCGACATCCCCTCCGAGGGCACGGTGGAGTCGTCGGTGCAGCGCGTGCTGGCACGCCTTTCGCGGTCCAACATCGTCGCGACGCAGGAAGTGCTCACCGCGCTGGCCCGGGAACTGGGCGGCGTCCCCATGCCTGAAGTCGAGTACGACGAGGCGGGCGCCCGTAAGCAAGTCGTCCGATGA
- a CDS encoding TonB-dependent receptor plug domain-containing protein: MRWTFLAGPVVCLVLSLPCPVTAQPSEAEPAPARTTVVRGRTPPPPESPERRDPTGAITVIDARERAGEARDTAELLVGSVGLAVQDSGGYGQSKSLVVRGASSNGVLVFLDGIPLNGAGGLSDLSLIPAALVERFEVLRGGAGARYGSGGLGGAINIITRAPGPNLRTSGEVTYGSWNTALGHVAATGPMLGGQALLLVHAGRSDGDFAYDVDELPAVDGNPQVSERRARNNAQGGGALLRYRRRLAGGSRLDALAELSLEDRAIPGTVQNPQSTGDQELGRLALGLRWSGVLGGLGQGSARGFFRRDGLEVTGHIPGAGGAQRHSVGGVELEGRRPLGEHQSLTVTVATSGETVTQEEGAQASSWWRASVMAMDEVRLFGGTLDVVPSMRLERVGPYWLLSPKLGASVELGRGFGLRANAGQSHRAPSFLELYIRQGTLLPNPGLKPERALYADAAVMWRSGPEDSEDAAPRWGLTLGGFAALYENLIAYELYPPLMARPYNFDTARVWGLELEGEAQPFSWLLASTGYTYLRTENRYGDPRFFGKDLPYRPRHKWVGRVRAGPDWLNARAEVLYQSAQLINRTGSLDLPSRTLVSAGASSTFLQGPDLTLSVELKNLLDVRTFDFTGFPLPGRAVYVTLAVALEPGASPSSSSTREPHDSPASPVP; the protein is encoded by the coding sequence ATGCGGTGGACCTTCCTCGCTGGGCCTGTCGTGTGCCTGGTGCTCAGCCTTCCATGTCCCGTCACGGCGCAGCCTTCCGAGGCCGAGCCCGCCCCCGCGCGCACCACGGTGGTTCGCGGCAGGACACCCCCTCCGCCTGAGTCTCCGGAGCGGAGGGACCCGACGGGCGCCATCACCGTCATTGATGCGCGAGAGCGAGCGGGCGAGGCGCGCGACACGGCGGAGCTGCTCGTGGGCTCGGTGGGGCTCGCGGTGCAGGACTCCGGCGGCTACGGACAGAGCAAGAGCCTGGTGGTGCGGGGCGCGTCGTCCAACGGCGTGCTCGTGTTCCTGGATGGCATTCCGCTCAACGGCGCGGGCGGCCTGTCGGACCTGTCGCTCATTCCCGCCGCGCTGGTCGAGCGCTTCGAGGTGCTGCGAGGTGGCGCGGGCGCGCGCTACGGCTCCGGCGGCCTGGGCGGCGCCATCAACATCATCACCCGCGCACCGGGGCCGAACCTGCGCACGAGTGGTGAGGTGACCTACGGGAGCTGGAACACGGCGCTGGGCCACGTCGCCGCTACGGGGCCGATGCTGGGCGGGCAGGCGCTGCTGCTGGTGCATGCGGGCCGCTCGGATGGTGACTTCGCCTACGACGTGGACGAACTGCCCGCCGTGGACGGCAATCCCCAGGTCTCCGAGCGGCGTGCGCGCAACAACGCACAGGGCGGTGGCGCGCTCCTGCGCTACCGGCGCCGGCTCGCGGGAGGCTCGCGGCTGGATGCGCTGGCGGAGCTGTCCCTGGAGGACCGCGCCATTCCGGGCACCGTGCAGAATCCCCAGTCCACCGGAGACCAGGAGCTGGGGCGGCTGGCGCTGGGCCTTCGCTGGTCGGGCGTGCTCGGCGGGCTGGGGCAGGGGAGCGCGCGAGGCTTCTTCCGGCGTGATGGCCTGGAGGTGACGGGGCACATTCCCGGCGCGGGCGGCGCGCAGCGGCACTCGGTGGGCGGCGTGGAGCTGGAGGGCCGCAGGCCGCTGGGAGAGCACCAGTCGCTGACGGTCACGGTGGCGACCTCGGGTGAGACGGTGACGCAGGAGGAGGGCGCACAGGCCTCCTCGTGGTGGCGCGCCAGCGTCATGGCCATGGATGAGGTGCGGCTCTTCGGAGGCACGCTGGACGTGGTGCCTTCGATGCGGCTGGAGCGGGTGGGGCCGTACTGGTTGCTGTCGCCGAAGCTGGGCGCATCCGTCGAACTGGGGCGCGGCTTCGGGCTGCGCGCCAACGCCGGGCAGTCCCACCGCGCGCCGTCCTTCCTGGAGCTGTACATCCGGCAGGGGACGCTGCTGCCCAACCCCGGGCTGAAGCCCGAGCGCGCCTTGTACGCGGACGCGGCGGTGATGTGGCGCTCCGGTCCGGAAGACTCCGAGGACGCGGCGCCGCGCTGGGGCCTCACGCTGGGCGGCTTCGCGGCGCTGTACGAGAACCTCATCGCCTATGAGCTGTATCCGCCGCTGATGGCGCGCCCGTACAACTTCGACACCGCGCGCGTGTGGGGCCTGGAGCTGGAGGGCGAGGCGCAGCCCTTCTCCTGGCTCCTGGCCAGCACGGGCTACACGTACCTGCGCACGGAGAACCGCTATGGGGACCCGCGCTTCTTCGGCAAGGACCTGCCGTACCGTCCCAGGCACAAGTGGGTGGGGCGGGTGCGCGCGGGGCCGGACTGGCTCAACGCCCGCGCGGAAGTGCTCTACCAGTCCGCGCAGCTCATCAACCGCACCGGCTCGCTCGATTTGCCATCACGCACGTTGGTGAGCGCGGGCGCGTCCAGCACCTTCCTTCAGGGGCCGGACCTCACCCTGTCCGTCGAGCTGAAGAACCTCCTCGACGTCCGGACCTTCGACTTCACGGGCTTCCCGCTGCCAGGACGCGCCGTCTACGTGACGCTCGCGGTGGCGCTCGAGCCCGGCGCGTCACCGTCATCCTCATCCACTCGGGAGCCCCATGACTCGCCCGCGTCCCCTGTCCCCTGA
- a CDS encoding FIST signal transduction protein — protein MQIGKSCSPDCEVAAREAGAEALRGADAPTFALVLCTDQYDADDLASALRRELRDLPWAGCCAAGVFAGAELLHQGLVVALFRGMDLQVGTGMGGPMSKDPRAAGRDAVAHAIEKLPPMQPGRRRALLVFPDALSGNPTEVVRGAQQEAGAGVVWAGGGAGGDLRSAMTAQFTGGQAYRDRVVVIALDAQAPIGVGIQHGWYPYGPPTQVTKAHGATAIELDYESAFEVYRRTAASRGDALDVQGFARFAMTHPLGIPQANGEFVIRDPISIGPDGSVRCVAEIPDGSLVRVMEGARADLMDAAAGAATLARKGTPGALGGAVVFDCFSRYPILGEEIQDELSRVQGALGEATPLVGCLTLGEVGAMGGGVPQFHNKTVVVLALPG, from the coding sequence ATGCAGATTGGAAAGAGCTGCTCGCCCGATTGCGAAGTCGCCGCTCGGGAGGCGGGCGCGGAGGCGCTGCGAGGCGCGGACGCGCCCACCTTCGCCTTGGTCCTCTGCACGGACCAATATGACGCGGATGACCTGGCGTCGGCGCTCCGGCGGGAGCTCCGGGACCTTCCCTGGGCCGGATGCTGCGCGGCGGGCGTCTTCGCGGGAGCCGAGCTGCTGCACCAGGGGCTGGTGGTCGCGCTCTTCCGCGGGATGGACTTGCAGGTCGGGACGGGGATGGGTGGGCCCATGAGCAAGGACCCCCGAGCGGCCGGACGCGACGCGGTGGCGCATGCCATCGAGAAGCTGCCTCCCATGCAGCCCGGACGCCGCCGTGCGCTGCTCGTCTTCCCGGACGCGCTGAGCGGGAATCCAACGGAAGTCGTGCGCGGGGCGCAGCAGGAGGCGGGGGCGGGTGTCGTCTGGGCGGGGGGCGGTGCGGGAGGCGACCTCCGGAGCGCCATGACAGCCCAGTTCACGGGGGGGCAGGCATACCGGGACCGGGTGGTGGTGATTGCCTTGGATGCCCAGGCGCCGATAGGCGTCGGGATTCAGCACGGCTGGTATCCCTACGGCCCACCGACGCAGGTCACGAAGGCCCACGGCGCGACCGCCATCGAGCTCGATTACGAGAGCGCGTTCGAGGTCTACCGGCGCACGGCCGCGAGCCGCGGAGACGCGCTGGACGTGCAGGGCTTCGCCCGCTTCGCGATGACCCACCCGCTGGGGATTCCCCAGGCCAATGGAGAGTTCGTGATTCGCGATCCAATCTCCATCGGCCCCGACGGCTCGGTCCGCTGCGTCGCCGAGATACCTGATGGCTCGTTGGTCCGAGTGATGGAGGGAGCGCGCGCGGACCTGATGGACGCGGCCGCGGGTGCGGCCACCCTGGCTCGGAAAGGAACCCCTGGCGCGCTGGGCGGCGCGGTCGTGTTCGATTGCTTCTCCCGCTACCCCATCCTGGGCGAGGAAATCCAGGACGAGCTCTCACGCGTGCAGGGAGCGCTCGGGGAGGCCACGCCGCTCGTGGGCTGTCTGACCCTCGGCGAAGTGGGGGCCATGGGAGGTGGCGTTCCGCAGTTCCACAACAAGACGGTGGTGGTGCTCGCCCTTCCAGGGTGA
- a CDS encoding dipeptidase — MNRRLTNLLTALPVTAALVAPPVLACTSMLVSKGATADGATFITYAADAHELYGELYFTPARRHAPGAMRDIIEWDTGKFLGRIPQPAATYSVVGNMNEHQLSIGESTFGGREELAGPAGIIDYGSLMYIALERAKTAREAIQVMTTLVAEHGYASTGESFSIADPKEAWLLEMIGKGKGEKGAVWVARKLPDGYLSAHANQSRIGTFPQNEKQTTFYSPDVISFARAKGWFKGADKDFNFAETYNPIDFGGQRFSEARVWSIFRRAAPSMKLGAEYANGAAPQKRLPLWVKPDKKLSVQDAMALMRDHFTGTPLDMTKDVGAGPYAAPYRWRPMTWEVDGKQYLHERAISTQQTGFSFVAQMRDWLPSPIGGVLWFGVDDTFTTVYTPMYAGIRQVPRNFAQGVASRGEFSWDSSFWVFNWVSNQAYGRWSDMVNDVQKEQGALEGQFLADQADIEKRAQEQFKRSPEEARQYLTDYSLQQGEKVHTRWRKLGETLLVKYIDGNVRDEMGTVNHPKFQEAWYRRIVQEHGKALQMPAKPAEPAAAPAPAPAPAQKPAPKPTVAPAP; from the coding sequence ATGAACCGACGCCTGACGAACCTGCTCACCGCGCTGCCCGTCACCGCCGCGCTGGTTGCTCCGCCCGTGCTCGCCTGCACCAGCATGCTGGTCTCCAAGGGAGCCACGGCGGATGGAGCCACCTTCATCACCTACGCCGCGGACGCGCACGAGCTGTACGGCGAGCTGTACTTCACGCCCGCGCGCCGCCACGCGCCGGGGGCCATGCGCGACATCATCGAGTGGGACACCGGCAAGTTCCTGGGCCGCATCCCCCAGCCCGCCGCGACGTATTCGGTGGTGGGCAACATGAACGAGCACCAGCTCTCCATCGGCGAGTCCACGTTCGGCGGGCGCGAGGAACTGGCGGGTCCTGCGGGCATCATCGACTACGGCTCGCTCATGTACATCGCGCTGGAGCGCGCGAAGACGGCGCGCGAGGCCATCCAGGTGATGACCACCCTGGTCGCCGAGCACGGCTATGCCTCCACCGGTGAGTCGTTCTCCATCGCCGATCCGAAGGAGGCCTGGCTGCTGGAGATGATTGGCAAGGGCAAGGGCGAGAAGGGCGCGGTGTGGGTGGCCCGCAAGCTGCCCGACGGGTACCTCTCCGCGCACGCCAACCAGTCGCGCATCGGCACGTTCCCGCAGAACGAGAAGCAGACGACGTTCTACTCGCCGGACGTCATCTCCTTCGCCCGGGCGAAGGGCTGGTTCAAGGGCGCGGACAAGGACTTCAACTTCGCGGAGACGTACAACCCCATCGACTTCGGCGGGCAGCGGTTCTCCGAGGCGCGCGTGTGGAGCATCTTCCGGCGCGCGGCGCCGTCGATGAAGCTGGGCGCGGAGTACGCGAACGGCGCGGCGCCCCAGAAGCGGCTGCCGCTGTGGGTGAAGCCGGACAAGAAGCTGTCCGTGCAGGACGCCATGGCGCTGATGCGGGACCACTTCACGGGCACGCCGCTGGACATGACGAAGGACGTGGGCGCGGGCCCCTACGCGGCGCCGTACCGCTGGCGGCCGATGACGTGGGAGGTGGACGGCAAGCAGTACCTCCACGAGCGCGCCATCTCCACGCAGCAGACGGGCTTCTCCTTCGTCGCGCAGATGCGGGACTGGCTGCCGTCGCCCATTGGCGGCGTGCTCTGGTTCGGCGTGGACGACACCTTCACCACCGTCTACACGCCCATGTACGCCGGCATCCGGCAGGTGCCGCGCAACTTCGCGCAGGGCGTGGCCAGCCGCGGAGAGTTCTCCTGGGACTCCTCCTTCTGGGTGTTCAACTGGGTGTCGAACCAGGCCTACGGGCGCTGGAGCGACATGGTGAATGACGTGCAGAAGGAGCAGGGCGCACTGGAAGGCCAGTTCCTCGCGGACCAGGCCGACATCGAGAAGCGCGCCCAGGAGCAGTTCAAGCGCAGCCCCGAGGAGGCGCGCCAGTACCTCACCGACTACTCGCTCCAGCAGGGTGAGAAGGTCCACACCCGCTGGCGCAAGCTCGGTGAGACGCTGCTCGTGAAGTACATCGACGGCAACGTGCGCGATGAGATGGGCACGGTGAACCATCCCAAGTTCCAGGAGGCCTGGTACCGGCGCATCGTCCAGGAGCATGGCAAGGCCCTGCAGATGCCCGCCAAGCCCGCGGAGCCCGCCGCCGCTCCGGCTCCGGCGCCCGCCCCTGCTCAGAAGCCGGCGCCCAAGCCCACCGTGGCCCCCGCGCCGTAA
- a CDS encoding PAS domain-containing sensor histidine kinase → MADPREDEDRKLTEERLALLSVLQELTVAALDLFDPSKPADAFMDRVAERLGCMVALWVQVNARGQVILQGASGLSAASRQLPIPARSEPGGKQGPAEVNLPFPELELPELVRWSIPIIGADAANSASVLLLYFDREPQLPRHYRGMMERLGGVLRTALMHRQLFTRILESERALHQQKTLLESLSEASDEGILISTQEGRTLTHNRRLVQMWGLEEALLSASYEAWVRAAAELVEEPARFTARASFFIEHRDASGHDEFRLEDGRIFEQYDAPVVSADGVYYGRAVYFRDVTARRRTERDLQHERDFSSAVLDTARALFIVLDVEGRIVRFNRACQEMTGYSFEELRGARFWKQLQAPEEAARVERDFAQLSAGKGHEEYESCWLTRAGERRLIAWSSNILRSPTGAVEYIIGTGIDITEQRRAERERDQTFLREQQARTRAEEQEGRSAFLAEASGLLAGSLAPEDALRNVAALTVQRFADWCAVDLLDNDHSPQRIAVAQSQTLRARWPAKDAHAPPDLNATHGPGRVLRRGEPEFCLEGCGSAALESGALELRSWLSVPLLARGRTLGALTLARMDDGSRYGLAELTVAQELARRAAMVVDNARLYREAQQAIGLRDEFLSVASHELKTPVTSLQLSVQGLLRRARSGALCTASAETVTQSVEGIERQAMRMAKLVNTLLDVSRIHAGRLELELEEVDLAALVRDIAARFAPELALSGATLQVHADTPMPGLWDRSRLDQIVTNLLSNAIKYGEGKPIEIQVGGDARTALLEVRDQGIGIPAEQQALIFRAFERAVSSRHYGGLGLGLHIVSQLVERLGGAVRVQSEAGRGAIFTVLLPRSGPAAPRLAPADMHLDANHA, encoded by the coding sequence ATGGCGGACCCCCGCGAGGATGAGGACCGGAAGCTCACCGAGGAGCGACTCGCGCTGCTGAGCGTGCTCCAGGAGCTCACCGTCGCGGCGCTCGACCTCTTCGACCCGAGCAAGCCTGCGGACGCCTTCATGGACCGGGTCGCGGAGCGGCTGGGGTGCATGGTCGCGCTCTGGGTCCAGGTGAACGCGCGGGGGCAGGTCATCCTTCAAGGCGCGAGTGGACTCTCCGCTGCGTCCCGCCAGCTTCCGATTCCCGCCCGCTCCGAGCCCGGAGGGAAGCAAGGGCCCGCCGAGGTGAACCTGCCCTTTCCGGAGCTGGAATTGCCGGAGCTCGTGCGCTGGTCCATTCCAATCATCGGGGCGGACGCGGCGAACAGCGCCAGCGTGCTGCTGCTGTACTTCGACCGCGAGCCGCAGCTGCCGCGACATTACCGGGGCATGATGGAGCGCCTCGGCGGCGTGCTCCGTACCGCGCTCATGCACCGGCAGCTCTTCACCCGCATCCTGGAGAGCGAGCGCGCGCTCCACCAGCAGAAGACGCTGCTGGAGTCCCTGAGCGAAGCCTCCGACGAGGGCATCCTCATCTCCACCCAGGAAGGAAGGACGCTCACGCACAACCGCCGCCTCGTGCAGATGTGGGGGCTGGAGGAGGCGCTCCTGTCCGCATCCTACGAGGCGTGGGTCCGTGCGGCGGCGGAGCTCGTGGAGGAGCCTGCCCGGTTCACGGCGCGCGCATCCTTCTTCATCGAGCACCGCGACGCGTCGGGGCACGACGAGTTTCGGCTCGAGGATGGGCGGATATTCGAGCAGTACGACGCCCCGGTGGTGAGTGCTGACGGCGTCTACTATGGGCGGGCCGTCTACTTCCGGGACGTCACCGCTCGAAGGCGCACGGAGCGGGACCTCCAGCACGAGCGGGACTTCAGCTCGGCGGTCCTGGATACAGCCCGCGCGCTGTTCATCGTCCTGGATGTGGAGGGCCGAATCGTCCGCTTCAACCGTGCATGCCAGGAGATGACCGGCTACTCCTTCGAGGAGCTTCGCGGCGCGCGGTTCTGGAAGCAGCTCCAGGCCCCGGAAGAAGCGGCGCGGGTCGAGCGGGACTTCGCCCAGCTCTCCGCGGGCAAGGGGCACGAGGAGTACGAGAGCTGCTGGCTCACGCGAGCGGGAGAGCGCCGCCTCATCGCATGGTCCAGCAACATCCTCCGCAGCCCGACGGGAGCGGTCGAGTACATCATCGGCACGGGCATCGACATCACCGAGCAACGCCGGGCCGAGCGGGAGCGAGACCAGACCTTCCTGCGTGAGCAGCAAGCGCGGACCCGCGCCGAGGAGCAGGAAGGAAGGTCCGCGTTCCTGGCGGAGGCCTCGGGACTGCTCGCGGGCTCGCTCGCCCCCGAGGACGCGCTGCGAAACGTGGCGGCGCTGACCGTCCAGCGGTTCGCGGACTGGTGCGCGGTCGACCTGCTGGACAACGACCATTCCCCCCAGCGAATCGCGGTGGCCCAATCCCAGACACTGCGGGCCAGGTGGCCCGCGAAGGACGCCCACGCGCCACCGGACCTCAATGCCACGCATGGCCCTGGGCGGGTGCTCCGCCGCGGCGAGCCGGAGTTCTGCCTGGAGGGTTGCGGCTCCGCGGCCCTCGAGTCCGGCGCCCTCGAGTTGAGGTCCTGGCTGTCAGTGCCGCTGCTCGCGCGTGGACGGACGCTCGGCGCGCTCACCCTCGCCCGGATGGACGACGGGAGCCGCTATGGCCTGGCCGAGCTCACCGTCGCGCAGGAGCTGGCCCGCCGCGCGGCCATGGTCGTGGACAACGCCCGGCTCTATCGGGAAGCCCAGCAGGCCATTGGCCTTCGTGATGAGTTCCTCTCCGTTGCCTCTCACGAGCTGAAGACCCCGGTCACCTCCCTCCAGTTGTCCGTGCAGGGCCTGCTGCGCCGCGCCCGGTCGGGAGCGCTCTGCACCGCGTCGGCGGAGACCGTGACCCAATCGGTCGAAGGCATCGAACGCCAGGCGATGCGGATGGCGAAGCTCGTCAACACGCTGCTCGATGTCTCGCGCATCCATGCCGGGCGGCTCGAGCTCGAGTTAGAGGAAGTGGACCTGGCCGCGCTGGTTCGAGACATCGCGGCACGCTTCGCACCCGAGCTGGCCCTCTCCGGCGCCACGCTCCAGGTTCATGCCGACACGCCGATGCCAGGGCTCTGGGACCGGTCGCGGCTCGACCAGATTGTCACCAACCTGCTCTCGAATGCCATCAAGTACGGCGAGGGCAAGCCCATCGAAATCCAGGTCGGCGGAGACGCCAGGACCGCGCTCCTGGAAGTGAGGGACCAGGGAATCGGCATCCCGGCGGAACAACAGGCGTTGATCTTCCGGGCCTTCGAGCGGGCGGTGTCATCGCGTCACTACGGAGGGCTGGGCCTGGGCCTCCACATCGTCAGTCAGCTCGTCGAAAGGCTGGGAGGGGCGGTCCGGGTCCAGAGCGAGGCGGGACGCGGCGCCATCTTCACGGTCTTGCTTCCACGCAGCGGACCCGCCGCGCCGCGGCTGGCTCCGGCGGACATGCACCTGGACGCGAACCATGCCTGA